Genomic window (Ancylothrix sp. D3o):
CAAAACCTGTGGTTCCAATCTTTTCCTAAAAAATCGCTACCGGGCTATTTCTCCCATTGGGGAGGGAGGGTTTGGCAGAACGTTTATTGCAGAAGATAATGAAAGATTAAATGCAAGTTGCGTAATTAAGCAATTTTTGCCGCTTTCCCAAGTCCAGCAAAATGTTAATTTATTGCAGAAAGCAACAGAAATGTTTACGCAAGAAGCGCGACAGTTGTTGCAGTTGGGAAACCACCCGCAAATTCCTACGTTATTTGCAGATTTGGAACAAGAAGGCCGGTTATATTTAGTTCAAGAATTTATCAATGGACAAAATTTGTTAGAAGAATTGGAACAACGCGGTGCCTTTAGTGGGGAAGAAATAGAAGAATTATTGTTAGATTTATTGCCGGTTTTGAAGTATATTCACTCTGCCGGTGTGATTCACCGCGATATTAAACCAGAAAATATTATTCGTCGTCGAGTTTCCGCCCAGATCACCCCTAAGTCTTCTTTAACAGGGGAGAACCAGTCGAGTCCCCATAGCCTTTTTTTAGAAGCAGAAAACAGTCTTTCTCCCCCCCTCTTTCCGCCGGGGTTGGGGGAGGATCTCAGCGCCGGTAAATTTGTCTTAATTGATTTTGGCGTAGCAAAAAACTTAACCGGCAGTGTGTTAGTAAAAACCGGCACCAAAATAGGCACAGAAGGTTATGCGCCTATCGAACAATTACGCGGTGGAAAAGCGTATCCTGCCAGCGATCTTTATAGCTTAGGGGTAACTTGCATTCACCTGTTAACAAACACCCAACCTGATGAACTTTATAACCCTATCAATGGCAAATGGTTGTGGCGGGAAGCTTTAATGAAAATCGGGAATTTTGTTAGCGAACGTTTGGGCAAAGTAATTGATAAGTTATTGCCTGATATTGTTAGCGAAAGATATCAATCAGCCGAGGCAGTTTTGGCAGATTTAGCTTGGATGCCGATTAATTCTGCGATTACAAAAATCCAAGTACCTGGGAATGGAAAACAGAAAACATGGCGGTGTATTCATACGTTGGCCGGTCATACAAATTATGTCATAGGAGTTGCCATCAGCCCAGATAATAAAACTCTTGCCAGTTGCAGTTATGACAAAAGTATCAAAGTTTGGCATTTAAACACCGGCAACATAGTCGGCACACTTTTAGCACATACCGGCTGGATAAGCTGCGTTGCCATAAGTCCCGATGGCAAAACCTTAGTCAGTGGCAGTTTAGACAACACCTTGCGACTTTGGGAACTCGGAACCGGCACCCTAAAAACCACCTTAACTGGCCACACCGGCTATGTTATTTCTGTTGCAATTAGTCCAGACGGACAAATATTAGCCAGTGGCAGTTTTGATAATATTATTAAACTCTGGAATTTAAACACCGGCATCCAAATGGGAACCCTTACCGGCCACACCGGCTATATAGAATCCCTCGCCATTAGTCCCGATGGAAAAATATTAGCCAGTGGGGGAGGATTTGACGATAATATCATCAAATTATGGGATTTAAAAACCGGCAACTTAATTCATAGCTTCAACGGCCATAAAGCCGCTGTGCGTTCCTTGGCTTTTACTCCAGACAGTCAAAAATTAGCCAGTGGAAGTGAAGATAAAACCATTAAACTTTGGGACTTGAATAAACAGACAGAAATTTACTCTTTAAATCACCCGACTGGCTGGGTTCAAGCCATCGCCATAAGCCCAAATGGAGAAATTTTGGCAAGCGGAAGTAGGGATACAAGCGTGAAACTTTGGAATTTAGAAAACGGCCAATTATTGCATACCTTAAAATGGCATTCCGGGCCGGTGACTTCCCTCGCCTTTAGTCCAGATGGAACAAAATTAGCAAGCGGGAGTTGGGATTATAGCGTCAAAATTTGGCAAGCAGAATAGGAGGATGTAAAATTTTTTAGGGATAATAATGAACTAGATTTTTTTCTTTTATAAAGTGTAGAGACAGTTTCTAAAAAGCAGCTTTCTTAAATAAACCGGGTGTCTCTGGAGTCCGTAGAAAAACACTATAAGATCCTTAAAAACTCACAACACCTTCCCCCTATGAAACCCCTAAGAACCGGCCCCTTAAAACTAGAAAAACTAACCATTGAAATTGTCAACCTACCGGCGCGCCTACAAAACACAAAAATCGTCCATTTAACCGACTTTCATTATGATGGAAAACGCTTATCAGACAGCCTTTTACAAAAAGCAATTGATACCACCAACCAAGCAGAACCAGACTTAATATTGCTCACCGGCGACTATGTTACAAGAGAACCCGATCCAATTCACAAACTGGCATTTCATCTCAAACAATTAGAAAGTAAAAAAGGTATATATGCAGTATTAGGCAACCACGACCGGAAATTTCCTCACTCTATCTCCGAAATTACCCAAGGCTTAACCAACGTAGGAATTAACGTACTTTGGAACCAAATTGCCTACCCCTTGGGCCCAGATTTAATCTTAGTAGGACTAGCAGATTTTTGGTCAGGAGAATTTAACCCCAAACCCTTAATGCAAACCTTAGATCCCTTTCTTCCACGAATTGTTTTATCCCACAACCCAGATAGTGCAAAACCCCTGCAACAATGGCGAGTAGATTTGCAACTTTCGGGTCACACACACGGCGGACAAGTTATCATACCAATTCTCGGCCCCTTACCCGCCTATATTAAACCAATTCGCCGCAAAATTCCCCCATCTCTGCGGCGTTGGATTCCTTATATGCGAGGCAATTGTTATAAAATTGTTGAGCATTGGGAATGGGCAGCCGGTTATCATCAACTAGGGGGGAACCAACTTTATGTAAATCGCGGTCTAGGAACTTATGCCCCCGGAAGGTTGTTTTGTCCCCCAGAAGTTACCCTCATTACTTTAAAGGCAAAAGAAAATGAACGAGGTTGAAATTTGGAAAACTGCCGAATTAACAAAAACCTTTTTAGAAAACATTCGGGGTGCGATTCCTTTAGCAAACGAACAAATTTATTTTCTCCTAAAAATTATTCAACAAGCCAGCCCCCAAGTAACTAATTTTCTTGATTTAGGATGCGGGGATGGAATCTTGGGCCGGTCGATTTTATCTCAGTATCCAGACTCGCAAGGAGTATTTTTAGATTTTTCTCAACCGATGCTAGAAGCCGCCAAAAACAAAATCGGAGAAAAGGCATCGCAAGCAACATTTATTCTTCAAGACTTTGGCGAAACAGCCTGGTTACAAAGCGTTCAAAAAAAAGCCCCATTTGATGTCATTGTTTCCGGGTTTGCCATTCACCATTACCCCGATGAAACCAAACAAAAAATCTATCAGCAAATTTTTGAATTACTTAAACCAGGCGGAATCTTTTTAAACCTTGAGCACGTCGCCTCAGCCACAGCTTGGGTAGAAAAAATCAGCGATGAAACGTTTATTGATTCTTTGTATGCTTTCCACCAAACCCAAGGCAATAAAAAGTCAAGAGACGAACTTGCCAAAGAATACTACCACCGGCCAGACAAAGCAGCCAATATCCTCTCCTCCGTAGAAATTCAATGTCATTGGTTACGGAATTTAGGATTTAGGGATGTAGATTGTTTTTTGAAGGTATTTGAAATCGCATTATTCGGTGGAAAACGTCCACCAGCAAACCTATGATCACTCAATTTTCTCTTAAAATAAAAGCCTCAATTGCCACCCTCACCGGCCTGCTTGCTCTTAGTTTAGTCATTATGTCTTGCACACAGCAACCAGGAACCACCTCCCCAGCCACCACCCCTACCCCTATGGCAGTTACCAATAACACCGCTGGCGAAGAAATTAACCAAAAATTGGTAGCAGCTAATACCCGTTTTGGCTTTAAACTATTTTCCCAAATTCAAAAAAAACAAGCCAGCAAAAACGTTTTTATCTCGCCTTCTTCCGTCGCAATGGCCCTAACAATGGCCTATAATGGCAGTAGCGGCGAAACCCAAAAAGCCATGACAAAAGCCTTAGAATTACAAGGCTTAACCCTAGAAGAAATAAACAAAAGTAACCTCCTCCTCAAGCAAGCCCTCACCACCGCCGATCCGCAAATCAAACTTGCCATTGCTAACTCCCTGTGGGCAAACCAACAAGTCACCCTTAACCCCGATTTTATCCAAAAAAATCAACAATACTACGATGCCGAAATCAGCAAACTAAACTTTAGCGATCCAGCCTCTGTTGGCACCATTAACAACTGGGTCAAAAAGCAAACCAACGGCAAAATCACCGAGATTGTGGATCAACTTCAACCAGACCAAATTCTCTGGCTGATCAACGCCATTTATTTTAAAGGAAATTGGTCAGAACCCTTTGCCAAAGAAGCCACCAAAAATCGCCCCTTCACCCTACTTAATGGCAGCAAAAAACAACACCCCCTGATGTCGCAATCTGACCGATATCAATACCTCGAAAACGATCAATTTCAAGCCATTAGCTTGCCCTATGGCAACGGTCAAATGAGTTTTTATGTGTTTTTGCCAAAAAGCGGAAAAAGCCTCGACTCGTTTTATAACAGCCTCAACGCCCAAACCTGGGAACAATGGATGAAACAATTTAGATCCCGGCAAGGTTCTATTAGTTTGCCCCGGTTTAAATTAGAATACGACATCAGCTTAAACGAAGCCCTCAAAGCATTAGGAATGGCACCGGCCTTTAACCGGCAACAAGCAGATTTTTCTGGAATGAGCAACGTTAAAGCCAACATTGATGAAGTCAAACATAAAACATTTGTAGAAGTCAACGAAGAAGGCACCGAAGCCGCCGCCGTCACCGGTGTAGGAATTCGTACCACCAGCGCCCCCGCACGTTCAGAACCCTTTGAAATGGTCGTTGATCGGCCCTTCTTCAGTGTCATCCGCGATAACAAAACCGGCACAATCTTATTTATGGGGTCAATTGTTGATCCTCAATAAATACCACCATTTGTAAGTATTAAAATTCTCCAACCTCTCGCCCAGCCCACCAACTATAGGACGAGGAAAAGTAAAAATTACCCCTTTTAAAGCCACCAAGAAGGCTCTAGGCAAAGGCAGTTTTCAACCTTTCCTCTTCTGGGCGACGGGTAGGCGTGGGGTTAAGGATGGCTGTGATATTCATCCGATCAATGTCCAACACCCGGCCAAGACGGGTAAAACCCCTGACTTTTTCAATGATAACGATAAGAACCATAAAGAATAACAATGGACAATGAAGGTTAGAATAAAATTTCCGCAGTAGTCAAAGCAGGTAGAAGCCAAGCTGTGAAGCTATTTGTTTACCACACCCCCGAACTAACCCCCACCGGCCTTGTCCCCGACTGCGCCATCGCAGTTGACGTTCTCAGGGCCACCTCTACAATTGCAACCGCTCTCAACGCTGGTGCCGAAGCCGTCCAAGTCTTCAGCGACATGGATAAACTGATGTTCATCAGCGAAGAATGGCCGGCAGAAAAACGCCTACGGGCAGGCGAGAGAGGCGGCGCAAAAGTAGCAGGATGCGACTTAGGTAACTCGCCCCTTGACTGCACCCCCGAACTCATGGGCGGACGCCGGTTATTTATCAGCACCACCAACGGCACGAGAGCACTACAGCGCGTCCAAGACGCCGCCATAGTTTTAGCCGGTGCCTTCATCAACCGCCAAGCCGTCGTTAACTATATCGTCGCCAAACAACCCCAAAATATTTGGATCGTTGGTTCGGGATGGGAAGGTAGTTTCTCTATGGAAGACACCGCCTGCGCCGGCGCCATTACCGATGGTCTATTAACCGCCACCGGCCTCTCTATTGGCGAACTGGCCGGCAATGACGAAATGATTGCCGCCTACACCCTATTTAAACATTGGGAAAAAGACCTCTTACAACTCATGCACCACGCCAGTCACGGACAGCGTTTATTGCGTCTTGACTGTCACGAAGATTTAAAATATTGCATCGAAATGGATACTTTAAATGTGGTGCCGGTGCAACGAGAACCCGGAGTTTTAGTCAAACATTAGTTAGGGGCAGGTTCCTAGACCTCTTAGCCCCTCACTTTTAACATTGATAAACCCGGCCCCAAAGCCACCGGCCTTAACGTACCCAAAATAACCGGTGGGCTTTGCCTACTTGGTAGTTGAGTTTCGGCAAGACTTCCGCGAACTCCTATCAAAACTACGTTAACGATTTTTGTATTAAACATTCAGCAATACGCCGCGCAGCACCGGCCTCCCCCATCCGCTGCCGGCCATTTTTATTAATTAAAACAAGCCGATCAGGATCTCGCAACAACTTACCAACCGCCTCCCCTATTTCCTGCGGATTTTCTAACAAAATTACCGACGGCCCCAGCAAACGACTTTGCGCCTCCGCAAACGCGGCTGTAAATTGCGGCCCTACCCCCGCAAACGTAAACACCGGCTTGCCTAAACCAACCAATTGTTCTGTCGCAGTTCCTGCCATTGCCACCCCCATATCTGCTTTTTGCAAACACTCCCCAAAAGCTTTTTGCGACAAAACCACCCTGGCATTTTTCCAACAAAACTCTATTGCCAATTCATCACTTTTTAACACTCCCACCTTTTCATTTTCTTGCCAACCGGCCCCCCTCAACTCCTCACTTAAAACATCCACATTCAAACTTGTTGCCACCGGCACCAAAAACACCAGATTTTTTTCCGCAAATTTGTCACACAAACCCGCCACAGAAATCAATATTTTCTGCCAATTTCGATAGGCTTCTGGTTCCCGCGATCCAGGCAACAAAACCACCACCAAAGGCCGCGTCAGTTCGGCAAATTCCACATCTACATCATAAAAAACAGCCGATTTTTCTACCTCCAAATCATCCATCATCGGATTACCCAAATCATAAGCAGGAATGGCAAACTTTTCTAATTGTTTTGCCGTCAAAGAATCTCTGGGGAACACCCCCTTACAGCGAGGCGACTTCATTAACCAGCGTTCCCAAGGCAAATAAACCGACCCCCACCACGCCTCGAATTTTTCAAACCAAGTCTTACGCGGCAGGGGGCCAGACTCATCCTGCAAATAATACTCAGACTTGGCCGTTCCCACAAACATATAATTTGCACCACTCAACCAAGCAAACAACAACGGCACGATATCCCCCACAGCTAATATTATCCCCCCTTCTTTCCCCCATGCCTGAATTGTTTTAAACTGCCTGAAAGTTAATTGTAATAACCCCCCCTGCACATCTTGCCATAACTGCCGGCCATCCATATAAATAAAGCCGCCAGAAGGCATTTGTTTCACCGGCCCGATCACTTCCACCTCATCTAATTGCCGGTAAGCATAACCCTCTCCCACCAGCGGCAAAACCGCCAATTGAGGAGAAGAAGACAACCCCTGCAACTGCCGCAAAATTCGGACGGCAATAGCATCCTCTCCATGACCATTACTTAAACAAAGCAGTTTCAACCTTTTTCCTCCTTTGGTAATTAGTAAGTCTCCGGTTAAAGAGCGACTACATGAATAAAACCCCCTTCGGGGTTGGGAAATTTTAACAAAAATCCTAACCATCCTAACCCCACATAACAATGGTGCTTCGCCACGCTCCGCTAACGGCAACCCTATTAACCCCGAAGGGGTTTTATTCGTTTAGGCACCGATTTTAATCGGTGACTGTAATTGTAAGGAACATTGTTAGATTTCTTGCTGTCAATCTTTCAAAGAAAAAGCAATCTTCCTAAACTGATTAATTTTACCAGGTCTTAGCCAATCGAGATCAGGATTTTATCATGCGTAAAAAAGCCGTCTTACTTTACACCTTGGCAGCCGTTTCAGCCTTTAATTATACACAAGTTAGCGCTGCTGCCGAAATTTCCCCAAATGCCCCTACAGTTATTCCCGTAATGCCAGCAACCGCAGTGCCGGTAACGGATGATTTAGCTGTAACGGCCACCAAAGTACAAATTTTGGGAGCGAACCAAGAATTACAGCAAATTATCACGAATTTAATTAAAACGCGGGCCGGTGGTGATACGTCGCAAACTCAATTACAAAAAGATGTAGAAGCCATTTTATCCACCGGCCTTTTTGCCAATGCTACAGTTATTTCTCAACCCAATTCGGCGGGTTTAGATGTGGTTTATCAAGTCCAGCCAGTTTTGCTGAAATCGCTTGATCTGAATAATGCCAAAGTTTTAACTTTGCCTGTGGTGAATGAGATTTTTAAAGACCAAATTGGATTACCCGTAAGTCCAGCGGCGTTAAAAATTGCTGGGGATAAAATTAATGAATGGTACAAGCAAAATAACTATGATCTTGCTCAGGTAGTATTTTTGCAGCCCAGCCGCGACGGAAAATTAATCGTAGAAGTGGCAGAAGGGGTAGTAGGAGATATCAACATTAAATTTATAGACCGCGATGGAAAATTAACTGCTGAAAATGGCGAGCCGGTGCAAGGCAGAACCCGCCAAGATTTTATTAAAGGCGAGTTAAAAATGGCTTCTGGCGATATTTTTAGCCGCGATAAAGCCCAAGAAGATTTAATGCGTCTTTACAAAACCGGCCTTTTTGAAAATGCAACAATTTCTCTGGATGGCGATGCCAGAAAAGTTAATATTACCTATAACTTAACCGAAGCACCGGCCCGCGCAATTAATGGCGGTTTGGGGTATAATGCCTCAACAGGAGTGGTGGGTACAATTAGCTATCAAGATAATAATTTGGGTGGGGCAAATCAAAAGCTAGGGTTGAATGTTCAAGGCAATACACGGGATTTACAATTTGATGCCAAGTTTGGCGATCCTTACCGCGAAAGTAATCCGAATCGGTGGGGATATAGCGTGAATGCGTTTCGCAATCGAGTAGTGTCTTTAACGTTTGATGATGAGGTGAAATTAGCGAACGGAGATCGAGCCAGAGAAGGGCAATTTGGCGGTGGTGTAACGCTTTCGAGGCCGGTGGGAGACTGGCAAGCTTCGGTGGGGGTAAATTATCAGCGGACAAGTATTCGAGATGCAGATGGGGAACTGACACCGACCGATTCCTTGGGGAATTCTTTAAGTTTAAGTGGCACCGGCATTGATGATTTAACAACAGTGTCGGCTTCTTTAACTAGAGACCGCCGAGATAATCCTATAAATCCCACATCTGGATCGCTGGTAAGTGTGGGGACAAAACAATCGGTGCCGGTGGGTCAGGGTAATATTTTGATGAACCAACTTGAGGGCAGTTACACTCAGTATGTGCCGGTGGGCTTTGTGCAGAATAATGGTAAAAGCGATGTGTTTGCCTTTAATGTGCAAGGGGGGACAACCATAGGAGATTTGCCGCCCTATGAGGCTTATAATTTGGGTGGCCCGAACTCGGTGCGCGGATATCGGAATGGAGAGTTAGGAACCGCACGCAGTTATGTGGTAGCCTCCGCAGAGTATCGCGTACCAATTTGGCAGCCGGTGACGGGCGTTTTGTTTGCGGATTTTGGCTCGGATTTAGGGTCACAGGAAACGGTGCCAGGAGAGCCTGGGGTAGTGCGCGATAAGCCTGGGATTGGGTTTGGTTATGGGGCCGGTGTGCGGTTAAATACACCCATAGGCGTGATTCGCGCTGATTATGGCATTAATGACCAAGGCGAAGGCCGGTTACAGTTTGGTGTGGGTCAAAGGTTTTAGGCCGGTGAACTGTCCCAGTGGCGCAGGCATCCTGCCTGCGATTATTGCGCCAAAAGCATCTGGGACAGATGCGCCACTGGTGATTACCGGCCCCCTGACAAATAATGACGGCTGACCGCCCCAACAATTTCGGTTTTTACTACCAAATTTTTTTTCAAACTTGTCTACACAGGGTAATCTTTGATTATAATAGGAGAAGAACACAAGGGGCATTAAAGGTTTCGACAGGTGAGCGAAAGCTGTCTTGTGATTCAGGCCGAGAGTGAGTCTTCTCTCGAAAATACCGGGCTCAAAAAAAAGTAAATGCGAACAATGTAGTTCCTTTCGCTCGTAAGGCCGCCACCGTTGCTGCCTAATAGCCCCTAAAAAAGGTCCGAGCGTCTATAGTGTGACTCCGTTAAGGACTATAGACAAACCCCCAACGGATGCTCTAGTAAGGTTTCTCTGGTTGCTTACTAGCTAAGATTTAACCACTGCATCCCATCATTCGGGATAAGGAATGGTTCCCGCCTTGAGGATTAGAAAGGCTAAGCCTGTGAATGAACGGGAGGTCAATACCTCATTTGGACGCGAGTTCGATTCTCGCATGCTCCATATTCTGAAACTCTATA
Coding sequences:
- a CDS encoding trans-aconitate 2-methyltransferase — its product is MNEVEIWKTAELTKTFLENIRGAIPLANEQIYFLLKIIQQASPQVTNFLDLGCGDGILGRSILSQYPDSQGVFLDFSQPMLEAAKNKIGEKASQATFILQDFGETAWLQSVQKKAPFDVIVSGFAIHHYPDETKQKIYQQIFELLKPGGIFLNLEHVASATAWVEKISDETFIDSLYAFHQTQGNKKSRDELAKEYYHRPDKAANILSSVEIQCHWLRNLGFRDVDCFLKVFEIALFGGKRPPANL
- a CDS encoding BamA/TamA family outer membrane protein; this encodes MRKKAVLLYTLAAVSAFNYTQVSAAAEISPNAPTVIPVMPATAVPVTDDLAVTATKVQILGANQELQQIITNLIKTRAGGDTSQTQLQKDVEAILSTGLFANATVISQPNSAGLDVVYQVQPVLLKSLDLNNAKVLTLPVVNEIFKDQIGLPVSPAALKIAGDKINEWYKQNNYDLAQVVFLQPSRDGKLIVEVAEGVVGDINIKFIDRDGKLTAENGEPVQGRTRQDFIKGELKMASGDIFSRDKAQEDLMRLYKTGLFENATISLDGDARKVNITYNLTEAPARAINGGLGYNASTGVVGTISYQDNNLGGANQKLGLNVQGNTRDLQFDAKFGDPYRESNPNRWGYSVNAFRNRVVSLTFDDEVKLANGDRAREGQFGGGVTLSRPVGDWQASVGVNYQRTSIRDADGELTPTDSLGNSLSLSGTGIDDLTTVSASLTRDRRDNPINPTSGSLVSVGTKQSVPVGQGNILMNQLEGSYTQYVPVGFVQNNGKSDVFAFNVQGGTTIGDLPPYEAYNLGGPNSVRGYRNGELGTARSYVVASAEYRVPIWQPVTGVLFADFGSDLGSQETVPGEPGVVRDKPGIGFGYGAGVRLNTPIGVIRADYGINDQGEGRLQFGVGQRF
- a CDS encoding serine/threonine-protein kinase, producing the protein MISYCLNPECSNPQNPDNTQFCKTCGSNLFLKNRYRAISPIGEGGFGRTFIAEDNERLNASCVIKQFLPLSQVQQNVNLLQKATEMFTQEARQLLQLGNHPQIPTLFADLEQEGRLYLVQEFINGQNLLEELEQRGAFSGEEIEELLLDLLPVLKYIHSAGVIHRDIKPENIIRRRVSAQITPKSSLTGENQSSPHSLFLEAENSLSPPLFPPGLGEDLSAGKFVLIDFGVAKNLTGSVLVKTGTKIGTEGYAPIEQLRGGKAYPASDLYSLGVTCIHLLTNTQPDELYNPINGKWLWREALMKIGNFVSERLGKVIDKLLPDIVSERYQSAEAVLADLAWMPINSAITKIQVPGNGKQKTWRCIHTLAGHTNYVIGVAISPDNKTLASCSYDKSIKVWHLNTGNIVGTLLAHTGWISCVAISPDGKTLVSGSLDNTLRLWELGTGTLKTTLTGHTGYVISVAISPDGQILASGSFDNIIKLWNLNTGIQMGTLTGHTGYIESLAISPDGKILASGGGFDDNIIKLWDLKTGNLIHSFNGHKAAVRSLAFTPDSQKLASGSEDKTIKLWDLNKQTEIYSLNHPTGWVQAIAISPNGEILASGSRDTSVKLWNLENGQLLHTLKWHSGPVTSLAFSPDGTKLASGSWDYSVKIWQAE
- a CDS encoding metallophosphoesterase, whose protein sequence is MKPLRTGPLKLEKLTIEIVNLPARLQNTKIVHLTDFHYDGKRLSDSLLQKAIDTTNQAEPDLILLTGDYVTREPDPIHKLAFHLKQLESKKGIYAVLGNHDRKFPHSISEITQGLTNVGINVLWNQIAYPLGPDLILVGLADFWSGEFNPKPLMQTLDPFLPRIVLSHNPDSAKPLQQWRVDLQLSGHTHGGQVIIPILGPLPAYIKPIRRKIPPSLRRWIPYMRGNCYKIVEHWEWAAGYHQLGGNQLYVNRGLGTYAPGRLFCPPEVTLITLKAKENERG
- a CDS encoding lipid-A-disaccharide synthase-related protein, with the protein product MKLLCLSNGHGEDAIAVRILRQLQGLSSSPQLAVLPLVGEGYAYRQLDEVEVIGPVKQMPSGGFIYMDGRQLWQDVQGGLLQLTFRQFKTIQAWGKEGGIILAVGDIVPLLFAWLSGANYMFVGTAKSEYYLQDESGPLPRKTWFEKFEAWWGSVYLPWERWLMKSPRCKGVFPRDSLTAKQLEKFAIPAYDLGNPMMDDLEVEKSAVFYDVDVEFAELTRPLVVVLLPGSREPEAYRNWQKILISVAGLCDKFAEKNLVFLVPVATSLNVDVLSEELRGAGWQENEKVGVLKSDELAIEFCWKNARVVLSQKAFGECLQKADMGVAMAGTATEQLVGLGKPVFTFAGVGPQFTAAFAEAQSRLLGPSVILLENPQEIGEAVGKLLRDPDRLVLINKNGRQRMGEAGAARRIAECLIQKSLT
- a CDS encoding 2-phosphosulfolactate phosphatase family protein; this translates as MKLFVYHTPELTPTGLVPDCAIAVDVLRATSTIATALNAGAEAVQVFSDMDKLMFISEEWPAEKRLRAGERGGAKVAGCDLGNSPLDCTPELMGGRRLFISTTNGTRALQRVQDAAIVLAGAFINRQAVVNYIVAKQPQNIWIVGSGWEGSFSMEDTACAGAITDGLLTATGLSIGELAGNDEMIAAYTLFKHWEKDLLQLMHHASHGQRLLRLDCHEDLKYCIEMDTLNVVPVQREPGVLVKH
- a CDS encoding serpin family protein translates to MITQFSLKIKASIATLTGLLALSLVIMSCTQQPGTTSPATTPTPMAVTNNTAGEEINQKLVAANTRFGFKLFSQIQKKQASKNVFISPSSVAMALTMAYNGSSGETQKAMTKALELQGLTLEEINKSNLLLKQALTTADPQIKLAIANSLWANQQVTLNPDFIQKNQQYYDAEISKLNFSDPASVGTINNWVKKQTNGKITEIVDQLQPDQILWLINAIYFKGNWSEPFAKEATKNRPFTLLNGSKKQHPLMSQSDRYQYLENDQFQAISLPYGNGQMSFYVFLPKSGKSLDSFYNSLNAQTWEQWMKQFRSRQGSISLPRFKLEYDISLNEALKALGMAPAFNRQQADFSGMSNVKANIDEVKHKTFVEVNEEGTEAAAVTGVGIRTTSAPARSEPFEMVVDRPFFSVIRDNKTGTILFMGSIVDPQ